One Bacillota bacterium genomic window, TTCATACCTGTTATTAAAATTACCGATTTTTGGTAAACTTATTCGCATGAACAATCAAATACTCATGGCAAATTCTCTTGCTCAAATGATGTCAAATGGCATTAATTCTATGAAAGCACTAAATACAGTTAGAAACATACTATCTAATGTGGTTTATAAAAACGTCATTAGTAAGACCTTAATTTACATAGAAGATGAGCGACCCTTCTCAAAGGCTTTTGAAGAGAGTAACTTTATTGACCCCATTATGGCGCATATGATTTCTACAGGAGAACGCACAGGAGATATTCCAAAATTGATGGAAAATCTGTCTAGTTATTATAGTGGAATCACTGAATTACGAGTAGAACAATTAAAAAATGCCATTCAACCCATTCTATTATTACTTGTTTATGCAATCGTTGGAATGATGATTTTAGCGTTGATGCTTCCTATGTTGTCTCTTGGAGGACAAATTTAGATAATTTAATGAGAAAACGCCTAGATTATTGACATATTAATTTACTGTGATACAATTAAACTAGAACCAAATAATAAAGGAGGATATATATTATGATTCGTGCTCTAAAAAATAGAAAAGGTGTTACTTTAGTAGAACTATTAGCTGTTATTGTAATTCTAGCTATTATTGCAGCCATTGCTGTACCTACTATTGGTGGATTAATCTCAAATCAACGTGAAAAAGCTGCAGGCCTTTCATATGATGCAGTAATAGAAGCTGCTGATTATTATATTTTAGATGTTGCCACTTTAGTTGAAGACGATGAATTTACTCTTGCAGATGTCATTACAAATGGTAATTTAGATGCAAATCCATTTGATGGTGCTCCTGCTGTTACATTTACTGTTGGCGCAAATGGTACATTTACTATTACGGACCCGGCAGAGCTTACAATTGATGACTTTGTTGTATTTCCTTAAAAA contains:
- a CDS encoding prepilin-type N-terminal cleavage/methylation domain-containing protein is translated as MIRALKNRKGVTLVELLAVIVILAIIAAIAVPTIGGLISNQREKAAGLSYDAVIEAADYYILDVATLVEDDEFTLADVITNGNLDANPFDGAPAVTFTVGANGTFTITDPAELTIDDFVVFP